GTGATCGTTGATGCCTGAGTCCCTGTCTTTTGGCCTCAATTTCGTTCATCCGCTGATGATGTGGCTGTTACTGGCGGCAGGTGGCTACGCCATGTACTTGGGCATCAAGGCCAAGAAGGTGCGTACAGGGACACCCGAGCAGCGTAAGGCCCTGGTCCGAGGAAAATTTGCCCAGAGACACTTTCTATGGGGCAGCGCGCTGATGGCCGTGATGGTTTTTGGAACGCTGAGTGGAATGGCGGTGACTTATTTGAACAACGGCAAACTGTTTGTCGGACCGCATTTATTAGTAGGTCTTGTCATGACCGGAATGATCGCAGCAGCCTCAGCACTTTCACCCTTAATGCAGCGTGGGAACCTATTGGCCCGAAAAGCTCATGTCGGGCTGAATATGGGAATGATGACATTATTTTTATGGCAAGCTGTCAGTGGAATGCAGATTATGAACCGAATTTGGATCAATCGTTGAGACATGCTGGGGACTTAGATGTTGTTAACGATAAAAATCTTCTCGGGTTAAAGGTGTTTTTCTGTCGTTATTTTTGACGTAAAAGAAGACTGTTGCGGCTACTGCCAGTACGGGAATAGCTGTTAACAGCAAAATTGCAATTGCGGTGTAATCTTGATACATAGAGCTCTGCGTGAACCAGGTCGTCAATTATACAGTGATCCAGCCATGTATTTTATGATATCCGTTTAAGTTATTTATATTACGTCAATTGTGGTTTGCAGCTTTTGCGTCCGTTTAATTGAGTTGTTTCGATGTGCACGATGTTGAAAACCGTGATCAGCTCTGTTTTGCGTGTTCTCGGCCTTCTCGAAACACATCGAGATCACGCTTAGCGCACCAATAAGCACTGAGTTGCTCGCAGCTCTTGTATTGCATCCAGTTGGCTTCTGCTGCCACAACTCTTGCGTGTAGAGCCCTTTCAGTTTTCGTTTCAAACTGAATCGTCCCTTGATCCAATGGAGCGTTAATGAAATAGTCCCAATTCGGTTCAACCACTATTCACGTTGAAGTTGATTTATTTTGGCCGATCCTGCGCCGCGAAGTCCTCCATTTTTTATAGTTAAAGGAGTAATCTGTTGCTTCAATCTCTGCAAAGAAAGATAGTTGATAGCTCTTTTGATTGCCGGCTGCGTGTAGTTCCGCTGGCTTTATTAAAGTTTACTTTTGGTTCTGTTGTCAAAGTTGCATCTATTCATGTCATTCAGCCGGGCTTGGCACGTTCTCGTTCAAGGATTGGGTTCAGCAGAACTCGCAATCTTTCCTGGCTGTCTTAGGATCTATCGACATTGAAATACGGTTCAGGTGCTGAAGCCTTTTCTAATATCGCTGTTGTACGTGAGCAGTTGTGTGCTCGCCTTGCTTCAGGCAACACGTGAATCAACTCCACAGCCGATTGGGCTTCTTATTTTTGCCATGGTCATGACGCCTTTACTGGTCAGCATCATTGCTGGACTTCCTTTGAATTGCATGTCTTTTCAGAACAAGCAAACCAATTGATTTATTGATTTGCTTTCTCTGAAAATCAATTGATATTGGGTTCGATATAATTGAAAACATTTAGGCTGCCGACAGTTTTGGTTGAAGATTGAAGTGTCATTATCTTGATTCTTCCAAGATTGTTTTGCACCAAGCTTCCAAGCGACCCTGCGTCTTTTCTGACTCATTGTCTTCATCAATTGGAAGCCCACAAAACATCCCATCGATCATGCTTTTTGAATCATCAAAAATATAGTCTTCACCTGATACACGCCCAATGAGGTTTCCACCAGCTTTCTGGAACGCTGTATAGAGCTCTTCCATTGCATCACAGAAAAATTTGCTGAAAGCTGCTGAATCTCCAAGGCCAACGATGGCCACAGGTTTTCCTGAACAATTGAGAGCTGGAATCTGCTCGATGTGCTCGTCCCAATCGGTGCCTGACCTTTTGACGTCGGACCCCGTATTCCAGGTGGGTGTGCAGCAGATCAGGGCCTCACAGTCTTCAATATCCTTGATGTCCTGAAAATCACTGAGCTCTTTGAGTTCAGAATCAGGAAGGAGCTGGTCGAGCCTCTCGGCGATGTCTTCCGTATGACCGGTTGCTGATGCAAAGACAATCGTAAATTTCATAGAGAAACCTCTCAACACTATTTTTTCTTGCCGCGAGGCTTCGATCAAATAGTATTTAACAATGCATTGTGGCTTACTATACAGCTGAATTCTGTATCCGGCATGCCTTTCAATCTGCCTCTAAGCCGTTAAATAATTCTTTATGAACTGCAAAAGTATGATATAGCGATGTTGCATTCTCTGGTTGTAGTTTAGTCCCGTCGCATGTGTATGCGATTGCACAAACTAAATTTCCTTGCCACGCGATGTTGTCATCGCTTTGATCTTCTGACCAAGTCATCATCGCTTTGAATTGAACAGGGAGATGATGGCCAATCTTTTCACATGCCTTGCACAATCGATATAAAGCAGGCGGTTTGGATGGCATGGACAATGCCTTCTTTAAGCTGAGTTCATTGAACACCCCGATATATCGTATGTATTCAATAATTTCGCTTTCAATGTCGCTGAGATCGGCCTGGCTGATGGCGTTATCGATCTCATTTGGGTTGAGAGTTGGCCTCACGTTGGATTTTGCAATGTTCGTTGATCAAGCAAGTTTGTAATGGGATCAGTTGCTGATTCTTGTTAAAAAGCTTGGCTTCAGGCTTGTTTGGTAATTGATATCTTCGATCATTTTTTGGGCGCTTGTGTGGACAACGACGCTGATGTCTTGGGTCGTATTATGAATTTTCCAGAGACCAACTCGAATTTCTGATCTTGCACAGGTCACTTGCCATGCGTCTGGTATGGGTGAGCCAACCTGCTTCACGGTGATCTTTGTCCAGTAAGAGTCTCGCCGATGTCCCAGGATTAGCGTGTAAGAGGACGACCCATCTTCTTTTTTTTCTTTTTGGAAATTCAGCTTCAGAAGCTGCTGACTCCAGTCATCCATGATTGCTAATCATTAAGACTCAATCTTAGTCGCCAATGAATTGATTCATGCATCTTTTTTGTCTCCAGCGTGAGCCAATAATTACGATTGGCCGGCAAATCAACCTACCCTTTCTGGAGAGCGAAGGTTTCAATTCGCAACAAATTAAAGGGGGTTGTAGTCGTTGTTGTGATGGATTTATTTTTAATTTGGATGACTTGATTTAAGCCTATTTCTTGAAAACATGCTGCGTTGTTGAGCCATCGAGGGACGGCCTGGAAAGCATTTATCCCTCTTCAGGGGCAGATGTCTTGTCGGCAGCAGGTGCGGCTTTTTTGTCAGCGGCGGGAGCAGCTTTTTTGTCGGCAGCTGCGGGTTTTTTGGGTTTCAGCTTGGATGTGTCGAGGTTTTTCTCGCCGAAAGCTTTGTATCCGAGAAAAATCAGGCCGCCCAACACTGGAATGGAAGCGATCCCACCCACTGCAATCTCAAACCCTGACAATGCCATTGCTGATTGGCCGAGAAAAAGAAAACATAACATATGACCATTTTCACAGTATGCAGCAAAACTGATGGACTAAAAGGAGGAACTTCAGGATTGATCTGAAGCGTGATTTAAAGCGCTTTGCGCTGATCCTTGGCGACTCATGTTTCAATCAATCATGATCAAATATGGATAATTTTTCCTGATTTTTTGAGTCTGTGGAATTAATTGCTGTCTTGACTTGGTAGGTTTTGAAGCATGCTTTCTACGATTAGAAGCTGTATCTGAGCAGCTTTTGTTAGTCGCTAAGTCTGTTAATCGTTGGCGTTCTCCCTGAGCCAGTGTCAGAAAGCTGCTCTCCGTCGTGGAGGGCATGTCAGTTCGTGGGTTGAGTGGAAATCCTCTTGAACTTTCCAGGTCAGTCTGCGTGAGATCTGTCGCACGATTTGGCGAAGCAGATGGTCGCCACTGGATTGAACTAGCCCATTGGGGAGCATGGTGATCACTCGGGGAAGTGCGATCCAGACCGTTAGATCAAGCGTCCAGTTGACCCATGTCTGATCGAGCTCCGCGGTGTTCTCAGGGAGGTCCACCAGGCAGAGATTGGCTTGGAAATCAACGTCATACAACTTCGCCAGAGCTGGGTCGTGATCTGGAAGGGCAACGGTTTCGATCGCGTAACTCCTGTCTTGGCGTGGCAGGAGCCGCAGGCCGATTGTGGGCTCCACTTCGAAGCCGAAATTGCCAAAGCGTCCGAGTGTCAGAGCGTATGCCTGGGGATCGAGCGCTTCGACTTCCATCGGAGCAGCACACCTGCAGAACCAACCTTGGTGTTGGTCGAGATACGTGGCAATTGTGCTGGGATCTGCCCGCATTTCCATGCGGTCACTGAAGTGGCTGCGGTAGCAGCGCACTTGTGGGTCCACGTCCTCGTGA
Above is a window of Synechococcus sp. BIOS-U3-1 DNA encoding:
- a CDS encoding DUF1997 domain-containing protein, which translates into the protein MSRPSDEALRHHEDVDPQVRCYRSHFSDRMEMRADPSTIATYLDQHQGWFCRCAAPMEVEALDPQAYALTLGRFGNFGFEVEPTIGLRLLPRQDRSYAIETVALPDHDPALAKLYDVDFQANLCLVDLPENTAELDQTWVNWTLDLTVWIALPRVITMLPNGLVQSSGDHLLRQIVRQISRRLTWKVQEDFHSTHELTCPPRRRAAF
- the fldA gene encoding flavodoxin FldA encodes the protein MIEASRQEKIVLRGFSMKFTIVFASATGHTEDIAERLDQLLPDSELKELSDFQDIKDIEDCEALICCTPTWNTGSDVKRSGTDWDEHIEQIPALNCSGKPVAIVGLGDSAAFSKFFCDAMEELYTAFQKAGGNLIGRVSGEDYIFDDSKSMIDGMFCGLPIDEDNESEKTQGRLEAWCKTILEESR
- a CDS encoding DUF4079 domain-containing protein — its product is MPESLSFGLNFVHPLMMWLLLAAGGYAMYLGIKAKKVRTGTPEQRKALVRGKFAQRHFLWGSALMAVMVFGTLSGMAVTYLNNGKLFVGPHLLVGLVMTGMIAAASALSPLMQRGNLLARKAHVGLNMGMMTLFLWQAVSGMQIMNRIWINR